Proteins co-encoded in one Hyla sarda isolate aHylSar1 chromosome 4, aHylSar1.hap1, whole genome shotgun sequence genomic window:
- the LOC130267677 gene encoding E3 ubiquitin/ISG15 ligase TRIM25-like, which yields MASSALRDELDCSICLNTYTDPVMLRCGHNFCRVCIDHALDAQDQCGVYSCPECRKRFTQRPALIRNIVLRKIMENFLVTHPTPTETGIFCTYCVDSPVPAVKSCLHCEASLCDKHLRTHNKSPEHVLSEPRTSLENRKCSVHKKVLEYYCNEDAACICRSCCLIGEHNGHKMESLDQASKNKKKKLRNVLQKLITKRGETEKRVQSLEEHRRKAQEKSSGEAERVTALFLDMRRRLDDLEKKVLSEISRQEKEESLSLSALIHQLEIKKDELSTKMRHIEELCNMTDPLTVLQEPDTGDLCDPEEGGGDEDTGGHDQQPHDVDDLDMTVISDTFHTLCDIISGIRFSVEDPTNILLDVNTAHNTLHISDDLKTATWTVKKQNRPETAERFQKYSQVMSRRRFTSGRHYWDVESSKSGDWIVGMCYPSIDRRGDQSSIGDNNKSWGLERYDEEYSVKHDRKKIQLPYKISSDKVRIYLDYGAGQLSFYELCDSIRHLHTFTTTFTEPLHALILIWEGPIKILGGGRNWKKPS from the coding sequence atggcatcttctgctctgagagACGAActggactgttccatctgtctgaacacttatacagatcctgtaaTGCTGAGATGTGGACACAACTTCTGCCGGGTCTGTATTGATCATGCACTGGATGCACAGGACCAGTGTGGAGTTTATTCCTGTCCTGAATGCAGAAAAAGGTTTACACAGCGGCCGGCATTGATCAGGAACATCGTTCTGAGGAAAATAATGGAGAACTTCCTGGTTACTCATCCAACACCGACAGAAACCGGGATCTTCTGCACTTACTGTGTGGACTCTCCTGTCCCTGCTGTGAAGTCCTGTCTGCACTGTGAGGCTTCTCTGTGTGATAAACATCTAAGAACTCACAACAAGTCACCAGAACACGTCTTGTCTGAGCCCAGAACTTCTCTGGAGAACAGGAAATGTTCTGTCCATAAGAAGGTCCTGGAATATTACTGCAATGAGGATGCTGCTTGTATCTGTAGGTCCTGCTGTCTGATTGGTGAACACAATGGACATAAGATGGAGTCACTAGATCAGGCCTCTAAAAACAAGAAGAAGAAACTGAGAAATGTTCTCCAGAAGCTGATCACAAAAAGAGGGGAGACTGAGAAAAGAGTCCAGAGTCTGGAGGAGCACAGAAGAAAAGCTCAAGAGAAATCATCTGGAGAAGCGGAGAGAGTCACTGCCCTGTTTCTAGACATGAGGCGACGGCTGGACGACCTGGAGAAGAAGGTCCTGAGTGAGATCTCCAGGCAGGAAAAGGAAGAGTCACTGTCACTGTCTGCTCTGATCCATCAGCTGGAAATAAAGAAGGACGAGCTGTCCACGAAGATGAGACACATTGAGGAGCTGTGTAACATGACGGATCCACTGACTGTCTTACAGGAACCAGACACAGGTGACTTGTGTGAtcctgaggaggggggaggggatgaggaCACAGGGGGACATGATCAACAGCCCCATGATGTAGATGATCTGGATATGACTGTGATCTCAGACACATTCCACACATTATGTGACATAATATCAGGTATAAGGTTCTCTGTGGAGGATCCTACAAATATATTACTGGATGTAAACACGGCTCATAATACTCTCCATATATCAGACGACCTGAAAACTGCAACATGGACAGTAAAGAAACAGAATCGTCCAGAAACAGCAGAGAGATTCCAGAAATATTCTCAGGTGATGAGCAGAAGGAGATTTACCTCAGGACGACATTACTGGGATGTGGAGAGCAGTAAATCAGGGGATTGGATTGTGGGGATGTGTTATCCCAGTATAGACAGGAGGGGAGATCAGTCATCAATTGGAGATAATAACAAGTCCTGGGGTTTGGAGAGGTATGATGAAGAGTATTCAGTGAAACATGACAGAAAAAAGATCCAGTTACCTTACAAGATCTCCAGTGATAAAGTAAGGATATATCTGGATTATGGGGCCGGGCAGCTGTCCTTTTATGAGCTGTGTGACTCCATCAGACACTTACACACCTTCACCACCACCTTCACCGAGCCCCTTCATGCTTTAATATTAATATGGGAAGGTCCTATAAAGATATTAGGGGGAGGTAGAAACTGGAAGAAACCATCATAA